One region of Pseudodesulfovibrio senegalensis genomic DNA includes:
- a CDS encoding DUF2867 domain-containing protein: MSLEHIRRIEAVGPLLHGADHVDVRSAQGPVGHREHLAAMLGWKPWWLRMLYGLRRGVAALMGLEQADFNTQGLQSVPMEPGGTAGPFVVVEAAEGHYWIAKAEDRHLLAYLVSVCEPLANGDNRMHVATIVHYRHWTGPVYFNLVRPFHHLIVWLSLRKSVRPAS; this comes from the coding sequence ATGAGTCTTGAGCACATTCGCCGGATCGAAGCTGTCGGACCGTTGCTGCACGGCGCGGATCATGTGGACGTGCGCAGCGCGCAGGGGCCGGTGGGCCACCGGGAACATCTGGCGGCCATGCTGGGCTGGAAGCCGTGGTGGCTGCGCATGTTGTACGGCCTGAGAAGGGGCGTGGCCGCGCTCATGGGGCTGGAACAGGCGGATTTCAACACGCAGGGCTTGCAGTCTGTGCCCATGGAACCGGGCGGTACGGCCGGTCCTTTCGTGGTGGTGGAAGCGGCCGAAGGGCACTACTGGATCGCCAAGGCCGAAGACCGCCATCTGCTCGCCTATCTGGTTTCCGTGTGCGAGCCGCTCGCGAACGGCGATAACCGCATGCACGTGGCCACCATCGTGCACTACCGGCACTGGACCGGGCCGGTTTATTTCAATCTGGTGCGACCGTTTCACCACCTGATCGTCTGGTTGTCCTTGAGAAAATCGGTCAGGCCGGCTTCGTGA
- a CDS encoding TetR/AcrR family transcriptional regulator — translation MGKQARKEQEREHKRRLILDAAKGLFIRQGFDNVSMRGIAAAAGYSPAAIYRYFPGKRAILSHLRNEGFREFHAGQLAQEGAQKPEEMLRRAGRNYLRFAMENPDDFHLMFCTSCEEVDLEGELAEESMQSYHHFRNRMAQVVRSGYFGDVDEEAVVFGLWSGVHGLASLAVSGRLGVFSDSDLDTLLEKTLRFLRRPGTTCDCKQEDKS, via the coding sequence ATGGGCAAGCAAGCGAGAAAGGAACAGGAGCGGGAACACAAGCGGCGGCTGATACTGGACGCGGCCAAGGGTCTGTTCATCCGGCAGGGGTTCGACAATGTTTCCATGCGCGGCATAGCCGCAGCTGCAGGGTACAGCCCCGCGGCCATATACCGGTATTTTCCGGGCAAGCGGGCCATTCTTTCGCATTTGCGCAACGAAGGGTTCCGGGAATTTCATGCCGGGCAGCTGGCACAGGAGGGAGCGCAGAAGCCCGAAGAGATGCTGCGGCGCGCCGGGCGCAATTATCTGCGTTTTGCCATGGAGAACCCTGACGATTTTCATCTGATGTTCTGTACTTCGTGCGAGGAAGTGGACCTTGAGGGCGAGCTGGCCGAGGAGTCGATGCAGTCCTATCACCATTTTCGAAACAGAATGGCGCAGGTGGTGCGCAGCGGCTATTTCGGGGACGTGGATGAAGAGGCCGTGGTCTTCGGGCTGTGGTCCGGGGTGCATGGGTTGGCCAGCCTCGCGGTTTCCGGGCGGCTCGGTGTTTTCAGCGACAGCGATCTGGACACCCTTTTGGAAAAAACATTGCGGTTTTTGCGCAGGCCCGGGACAACTTGCGACTGTAAACAAGAAGATAAATCATGA
- a CDS encoding M48 family metalloprotease, with translation MHSNKSMIVPRSRRQVLAGLLAVAGTAVAAGPVLAAEAVKKDQEKKGFDTRKLFQGLGTILRASQGLDYESEKTIGESLALEGFKRYGMPVEDEHVQRFVNLLGVSLARDSMRPDIPYRFVVVKNDVKNAFSCPGGIIFLSSGLFTSLKTEAQLACVLAHEIAHVAHKDAIKSIQQAQFLKGVGTITSSAMEGEKGRQFQAMIGDLQTTLFDTGLSYKMEYAADLGGMDTAYRTGYGPNGMIETLQILRSEEKGAIMKGSWYSTHPPLAKRIANCQAHLRDFSDYKQMRQHTGRLQWYQKRV, from the coding sequence GTCAGGTGTTGGCCGGACTTCTGGCCGTGGCCGGAACCGCGGTGGCGGCCGGACCGGTGCTGGCGGCCGAGGCCGTGAAAAAGGACCAGGAAAAAAAGGGTTTTGACACCCGCAAGCTGTTTCAGGGCCTGGGTACCATCCTGCGCGCTTCGCAGGGGTTGGATTACGAGTCGGAAAAGACCATCGGCGAAAGTCTCGCGCTGGAAGGCTTCAAGCGCTACGGCATGCCCGTGGAAGACGAGCACGTGCAGCGGTTCGTGAACCTGTTGGGCGTTTCGCTGGCGCGCGACTCCATGCGCCCGGACATCCCGTACCGTTTCGTGGTGGTCAAAAACGACGTCAAGAACGCGTTTTCCTGTCCGGGCGGCATCATCTTTCTTTCGTCCGGGCTGTTCACCAGTCTGAAGACCGAGGCGCAACTGGCCTGCGTGCTGGCGCACGAGATCGCGCACGTGGCCCACAAGGACGCCATCAAGTCCATACAGCAGGCCCAGTTCCTCAAGGGCGTGGGCACCATCACCTCGTCCGCCATGGAAGGGGAAAAGGGGCGGCAGTTCCAGGCCATGATCGGCGATCTGCAGACCACGCTGTTTGACACGGGGTTGTCATACAAGATGGAGTATGCCGCTGATCTGGGCGGCATGGATACGGCATATCGCACCGGCTACGGGCCCAACGGCATGATCGAAACCCTGCAAATCCTGCGCAGCGAGGAGAAGGGCGCCATCATGAAGGGATCATGGTATTCCACGCATCCGCCCCTGGCCAAGCGCATTGCCAACTGTCAGGCGCATTTGCGGGACTTTTCCGACTACAAGCAGATGCGCCAGCACACAGGGCGTTTGCAATGGTACCAGAAGCGCGTCTAG
- a CDS encoding efflux RND transporter periplasmic adaptor subunit, which translates to MRMNTLWLVAVLIAVPLVAGCVGGDDQASANQPAAEKAPAAPASAKAPASTETFAVRKAARRAILTAFTRARSRMTLVSEVSARVEDVQADVGDTLGKDGLFARLDSTFIRLDLEKNRADQKRLKSDVRFYGRERERYGDLVKSRTAAQSTLDSHERDHATALQQLKGLQIEERRLEEQLRRHTLRGPEGWQVVERYIEPGEWVNTGEKVAELGRYDVLLVPFALSSTEYAALKALGDTVTLNLPDSHGTVQATLERVSPGFDPETRKINVDLQISSGDLPFRGGVRTELVLNLPDPGGSVLVPSSALVKAYEEYFLMTPDNERVRVVLLGSAPGGFVRVTSPDVRVGDRFLKFPEAASAK; encoded by the coding sequence ATGAGAATGAATACATTGTGGTTGGTTGCGGTTTTGATTGCTGTGCCGCTTGTTGCCGGGTGCGTGGGCGGCGATGATCAGGCCAGTGCAAACCAGCCAGCGGCAGAAAAGGCGCCGGCTGCGCCGGCCAGTGCCAAGGCTCCCGCATCCACCGAGACCTTTGCGGTGCGCAAGGCCGCGCGAAGGGCCATACTGACCGCCTTTACCCGCGCGCGCAGCCGCATGACGCTGGTGAGCGAAGTTTCTGCCCGGGTCGAGGATGTGCAGGCGGATGTGGGCGATACGCTTGGCAAGGATGGCCTGTTTGCCCGGCTGGACAGCACCTTTATTCGTTTGGACCTGGAAAAGAACCGTGCGGATCAGAAACGGCTCAAGAGTGACGTGCGCTTTTACGGGCGCGAGCGTGAACGGTACGGTGATCTGGTCAAGAGTCGGACTGCGGCGCAATCCACGCTGGACAGTCACGAACGGGACCACGCCACGGCCCTGCAACAGCTCAAGGGCCTGCAAATCGAGGAACGGCGGCTGGAAGAGCAGTTGCGGCGCCACACCCTGCGCGGTCCGGAAGGGTGGCAGGTGGTGGAGCGCTACATCGAGCCGGGCGAATGGGTCAACACCGGCGAAAAGGTGGCCGAACTGGGCCGTTACGATGTGCTTTTGGTGCCTTTTGCCCTGAGCAGCACCGAGTATGCCGCGCTCAAGGCTCTGGGCGATACCGTGACACTGAATCTGCCGGACAGCCACGGCACGGTGCAGGCCACGCTGGAGCGGGTTTCCCCGGGTTTTGACCCGGAAACGCGCAAGATCAACGTGGATTTGCAGATATCCTCGGGCGACCTGCCGTTCCGGGGCGGAGTGCGCACCGAACTGGTGCTGAATCTGCCGGATCCGGGCGGTTCGGTGTTGGTGCCGTCCTCGGCTCTGGTCAAGGCCTACGAAGAGTATTTTCTGATGACACCGGATAACGAGCGGGTGCGGGTGGTGCTGCTGGGCAGCGCGCCGGGCGGTTTCGTGCGGGTCACGTCCCCGGACGTGCGCGTGGGCGACCGGTTTTTGAAATTCCCTGAAGCCGCGAGCGCGAAGTAG
- a CDS encoding TetR/AcrR family transcriptional regulator encodes MTGADNSKGVREQGRRETHARIFEAAREVFLEKGFDKGTVREIAARAGVGLGSVNLHFKDKTSLMHAVFYDEIERKSFAALESVPDAPLDAQLEFLLEREYDFYGHGGAVFVHAVKASFFVGGRWGERYEEQADRYIRELAKLFDAARERGEIRGDADSEIAAMSCFSHYMFGIVVGVQVEPFSGERAMQAALPMVRQLVEGLRAGIANTEAGHES; translated from the coding sequence ATGACCGGAGCGGACAACAGCAAGGGAGTGCGCGAGCAGGGACGGCGCGAAACGCACGCCCGCATATTCGAAGCGGCCCGGGAGGTCTTTCTGGAAAAGGGGTTCGACAAGGGCACCGTGCGAGAAATAGCGGCTCGCGCCGGTGTGGGGCTGGGCAGCGTGAACCTGCATTTCAAGGACAAGACCTCGCTCATGCACGCGGTCTTTTATGATGAGATCGAGCGAAAGTCGTTCGCGGCCCTGGAATCCGTACCGGATGCTCCGTTGGATGCGCAACTCGAATTCCTGCTGGAGCGCGAATATGATTTCTATGGCCATGGAGGTGCGGTTTTCGTTCATGCGGTCAAGGCGTCATTTTTCGTGGGCGGCCGTTGGGGCGAGCGATACGAGGAGCAGGCGGACCGTTATATCCGTGAGCTGGCCAAGTTGTTCGACGCGGCCCGGGAGCGCGGGGAGATTCGCGGTGATGCCGACAGCGAAATAGCGGCCATGTCCTGTTTTTCCCATTACATGTTCGGCATTGTGGTCGGCGTGCAGGTGGAACCGTTCAGCGGAGAGCGGGCCATGCAGGCAGCGTTGCCCATGGTTCGCCAACTGGTGGAAGGCCTTCGGGCCGGTATAGCAAACACGGAGGCGGGGCATGAGTCTTGA